The sequence cacaggctaagtccaggttttcttaatctgttagtgtcctgcaagGCAGCCTACCATACGTTAAAGATTTCGTATGTTTTTCTACTTATTAGGAAGTTTTCCAAAGCACAAAGATCCacttcatatacaaagaaccATTCCCAGTATGAAATGATTTTTGCTCAAGTTAAAGTTCTACGAGATTTCACACAATCCAGTCAAGAATCAGTATTTTTAAGTGTTaactataaacatttaaaaaggacACGGCAGCCAGCGGGTTAATTGAGCACTCCCGCTCTCTGGCGCGCACTGTTGAGGGGTCAAAGCTTCGCTCTTTTCTCCacgcatttgcttgagagtttgctTCGTTTATATATATTTGCCGTGTTCGATGTGGGCCGGGATGGGacaggcgttggagagaaaaaaacacacacttacaCAAGTAAACAGTGAATTAGACTCTCGGCTGTTTACTTACATTATTTTGGACGAGAGCAGGATGTCCCAGCACTCATATCAAAGCGAACTCTAACAAGATCGAAACATAAGAATGCAGCAGGGATTTAAATAGTGTGAATAAAACTGCAAACTTAATACTATAAACGCTGTATGATAATATTAATCGAGGCAGACGAGAAAATCCCGTCTCTGTCAACTGGAACGGTGCCCGCTTTGTTGCCGTGTTGAAAGGTATACGTGAAAAGCTTTTGCACACATTAAACAAACTTTCAGATAATCATGGAgttcattatactgtacttaGTGTGTTTGTAAATTCTTGAGTATTGTTATGCATATTTCCACGTCACGACACTATCTGCAAAGGTGCAGATTTGCGcacgctctttttttttttttttgttaattcgtGATTTTAATAATTGCAAGTCATTAACTTTAATTCTGTTTGTTTCCAAAGTTAAGACTAATttcacaattctacacacaagCGCTGCGTATGCAGAGATAGTGCTACTAAGATACACGTGTGTACTGTAAAAGTGTGAGGAGGGGTACCAGCTAAATGTTcatgctgtttattttaaaatatccattCATTCTACATCCCTGCACATCAcactaaacacattttaaaagtatttacgcGGCTGAAGTTTGGAAAACATGCGAAACTGAAATTTTACATTACTTCACCTGCAGAGGCCAATTTCTCTTCCAGGCTGCCGATTTAAATATGACAACGTTTGCATCCATCCCTCAATCCGTCCATTCCTCCATTTCTTTCACACCGTTTACTTGTCCGACTGTACTGACCCAAAAGCTTCTCACGGGTCCGGCAATGTCCAATATACCCTGCCAACCCCAGTGCGATGGGCCTCACTGCTCGACTCAGAAACAAATAAGAAGAATGAGTAAAAAACTGTGCAAGGTGCTACATAAATTTAGTAAAACCAAtccattaatgaaaaaaaaaaatttaagtaagGCAAATGTGCGCACAAAGTGAATTCAAACCGCGCTGTTGAACGTTTTCTCCACCCGAAAACAAATAGCACCGCATACGGCCTCTTGAATACACTCAACTTGATCCAGAACTGTAAAATTACTTTGCTTTCAAACAGTGTGTAAAGGATTTCAGAAGAAGCAGCATGTTTGAATAATACAtaaggaaaattaaaagaaaaggtcATGAAAATAAATGCCATTTCAATGACTTTAATAAGCAAaataggaaaacattttttttcaaaatacaacaaaaattagACGAAACAGAAACCAGCCTGAATGGAACTACAACAGTCcaattttaacttcttttttccATATAAACAGGATTGAAAATTTTCCCCCACACGCAAaatacataaagtaaaaaaaattaaaattaaaattaaaaaagagccGCTGCTGCAGTATAAGTTTGATTTCAACACAGTTGAATCATTAACAACCAAGTTTTCAATGCATGATTCtttataacaatatattttaaatgcaagcaCCATGCTTTTCTTTTCCATATGATCTTGatactatttattaatttaataataaaagaaacctTAATTATACATCTGGCCAGCAGAACCAGAatctaaataaatgacaaaacacaacaaactaGAAATGAAATATATAACTTGCGTTTTCATTTGGAAATTTTGTTTGTGCAAAGCCCGAATCTTTTACTGACCGgcagaaaaaaactaaaggaaaacttTGGACCAATCAAAGCATCGTACTCAAAATGGTACTGAGcgtagactgaaaaaaaaaaaaaaaacagtaaattgcTCCCAGAGTAGTCTCCACCCGTtcacttgatttatttattttaatttaccgAAAGACCGAGTTCATAGACAATCGCTGCTTTCGTAAACCTGCAAATACCCCCCTGACTGGGATTTCAACTCAACTCGCCACAAAAAAAGAGGGTTTATTTACAAATTGACCCGCTGCCACCAAGAAAAGCAACACAATGAATaatctggaaaaagaaaaactagtattgaaaataacaattatttttatttttaatacaaaacatATCTTGTATATATAAACTTTTATCAGCTCTATAAAATACAGTTGTATTGCTTCTacttaaaaagaaagagagaggaccCGTTTCGAAATTCAGATTAGGCAATTGTGCGTTTCCCAGCCACGGCGGATATTTGACCTTTTTCTGgcttgaagaatttattttagccATAAAACTTTGGGTGGAGGTGGAGTGCTCTGAGGCCTCACAATCAAAAtttagtaaatttttttttagtttaaaaaaaatctacgcTGAGATGCAAGACGATTGATACGTTTTAATCAAGATTATTTCACTCCCATAATCTttctatctatacatatatatgtgtatgtgtgtatgtgtgtgtgtgtatatatatatatattatatatatatatatatatatacatatataaataatatatatatatacacacacatatatatcgcatatatatacacatatacagtatatcacacacatattatatgtatacatatacgtgtgtgtgtgtgtcttccttTAAGGAGTTCTGCACAACAAACCCACAATGAAAACGGCAAATACCCAAATCAtaataacatttaacaaaaaaaaaaacattaaaagtgcaCTTAATACACAAAGTTGGCTGCCTTTTAATGCAACTGCAAAAAAATGCCCATAACTTTGAAGAagagaataaaatcaacaaaaccagCCTCTTAAAAGTATTCTGTGCAGTTCCTGATGCATGTATTTACAAGCCTAAATTACCCCCTCCCCCCACCATGAAAACTGCACAAGCAGTAACGTTTATAACATGATGAACATTTGTGTTGTTCTTATTTTGCCACTTAGTCCAAACATAAAGCAACAAATTGAAAGTTCTGATCGACAACATGCGTTTAAGATAACAAAGAAAATAAGGTacaaaatagaaattattacCATACATGTCCAGCATGCAGGAttaatatttaatgcatttttatataacCAAGCAGGCAAAAAgacgcaataaaaaataaaaataaaaaagagatgtTGCATAAAATGTTCTCCCTACTCGGCAGTCTTAACTTTGGAAGCGGTGCACATATGTACACACTACCTCCCGGATTTTGCTTCTCAACAACAACTGCTCAATTTCAGCgcttactattactattattatgtttgtgttccttttttttttaagatttttttttgtttgtttttgttcttgcctGTTGCAGCTGAGCGCAAGGAGTTTAAAATAGTCACAAAAGTCCATTCAGTTCAAATCCCAGCTACGCGTTGAAGTGGTTAAGCAAATTATCATGTTCAGGAAAGTTCATAGCAGGCAGTTTTTGTTTTCAAGTctgttcagaaaaataaatgaaatataagaGGAATACAGAAGTCGCTCTGACTACAAGAATGAGCTTCTATTCTACAGCAGTTTCAGGGATGATCCACTCTTGTTTCTATGTCCCTGCCTGAGACAGATGGAGATGATTAGATAACAGGACACTGTTCTTTCTATTATCATAATTATTACGGTCATAACTGGGGTTATTGGCGTTCAGTGAGTTCAGAAACGGGCAGGCGGAGCTCCATGCCTCTGCCGTGCTCCGAGTTGATTTTTGTTTCACATGAAGAACTCGGGCGAGGACGGATTGTCGCTCGTGGAACCGGCCTCTCTGAAGCCATTGTTGCCCGTCAGCTTCTCGCACTTTAACTTGTAGGCGTCTCTTTCGCGTGCCAGTCTGCTGATCTCCTGCTTTAGCTGCTCCACTTGGTTGATCAGCTGCGTCTTCTCGTTTTCCAGCACGTGCTTCTGTTGCACTCGCTTAAATCTGCACGACTGTGCGTAGCCCCGATTCTTCAGGGTCCGGCGCTTTTGCTTTAAGCGGATCACCTCATCCTTGGTAAAGCCCCTTAGGTGCCTATTAAGTTCTCGAACCGACATTGATACAAGTTGATCGTCGGAGAAACGGTCCTCAATATTGAGTCCACTACCCCCGCCGTGGTGACCCTGTTGCTGCaggtgatgatgatggtggtgatGATGGCGGTGGTGCAGCTGCTGGTGAGAGCCCGGAGAAGCTGGAGATGGGCTGTCAGGGTCCTGGCTGTGGTGGTGGTGATGCTGAGGCGGGTTGTGCGGGTGGTGATGAGGCCCTGGGTGCCCGGCCATTTCGCTGTGATGGTGAGGGACAGCGCCATACTGGtgatgatgctgctgctgctgctgctgcggctgctgctgctgctgctgaccgtggtggtggtggtggtggaccGGCCTGTAGTTATCAAAAGCCCCAGGATgcatttgctgctgctgctggacgTGAGCTGGGTTTGGGTGGGGATGCCCTGCCACCCCAATAAGCGCCTCCACCGCGTCTTCAGGGGTCAGGTTCAGGGTTTCGGGGTTCATCTGCTGGTGGTAGCCCGTGGGCATCCAGTAGAGCTCATCAAGGTGGCTCTTCTGTTCAGTAGGGCTGAAACTGGGCGAAGAAGGTACTGAGCTGCACGGCGTGCTGATTGGCGTGGAGGACACCGAGCCCGGTGGCTGAAGCCGGTTGCAGTGGCGCACGGACGACCTGTCCAACGCGCCAAGCGCTTCTTTCTTCACTTCAAACTTCATCAAATCAAAGTCATTGACATATTCCAGTGCCAACGGGCTGGTGGGTAGATCTGTTCCCATATTCATTTCACCAGCCATGATTTTTCTGGTATTATTGTTCACAGCTTGCTGCTACTTTCTGACAGCACTGCAAAACAACTCGCATTAAGTCTTTTCATACAAAACGCAGAGtaacttgcttttttttccctctctctctgcTAATGGACTTTCGACTCGTCTTTTAAAACTTGCATCAGCCTTTCAAAATACAGCTACTTTTCACACTAATGCACGGCGTCAAAGTCGCTGCAACAAAACCGAGGTAGAATTTTGCAGTAGTCTCAAGTGAAGTTGTCTTTCTTGCaaagcaaaaacattaaaaaaaaagcaagcctTACACGAAGTCCTCCTCTTCTCTCTTATTAGCACTTTTGAGTTGTAA comes from Polypterus senegalus isolate Bchr_013 chromosome 14, ASM1683550v1, whole genome shotgun sequence and encodes:
- the mafba gene encoding transcription factor MafB; the encoded protein is MAGEMNMGTDLPTSPLALEYVNDFDLMKFEVKKEALGALDRSSVRHCNRLQPPGSVSSTPISTPCSSVPSSPSFSPTEQKSHLDELYWMPTGYHQQMNPETLNLTPEDAVEALIGVAGHPHPNPAHVQQQQQMHPGAFDNYRPVHHHHHHGQQQQQQPQQQQQQHHHQYGAVPHHHSEMAGHPGPHHHPHNPPQHHHHHSQDPDSPSPASPGSHQQLHHRHHHHHHHHLQQQGHHGGGSGLNIEDRFSDDQLVSMSVRELNRHLRGFTKDEVIRLKQKRRTLKNRGYAQSCRFKRVQQKHVLENEKTQLINQVEQLKQEISRLARERDAYKLKCEKLTGNNGFREAGSTSDNPSSPEFFM